One Cinclus cinclus chromosome 24, bCinCin1.1, whole genome shotgun sequence genomic window, CTGGGTGTGTGTCTCcacagctgtgcctgagctggCGGCTCAGCCCAGCCACCACAAGGCCCGCAGGCACTTCCCTGCCCAGCGGTGCCAGCCACTCACACACACTCGGCCCCCAGTTCCTTCAGTGCAGGAACCTGGAGAGGGCCACGGCCCTCCGGTCGGTCTCACCAAGCACAATCCCAttgccaggccatgcccaggcCAGGCCACCTCCAGGCAGCCTTGGGGCActcagctctgtcccagggTCCTTGCTCCTTTCTCAAAGAGAGGCTTTGAGGTGACAGTGTTCTGGTGGGACAGTGGAGATGGGGGCGTCCTGTGGCCACACTGGCCTTGGTCCtgagccaggggctgtgggaaaAAGTTTCTGTCTACCAGAATGGGGTGTGCGGAGAAAAGTTATTGACCGTGTCTGGGAGGTGGAGGATGGAAGATGGGAGAGTTGCTCCTTTCCCACAGCCAGAAGGGGGAACAGTGGCAGGCTCCAACAATGTGGGAGCATGGCTTTGGTTCTGTCCTCATGCTCCGTTGATCCTGTGAAacccctcagccctgccctgtcGCGATGGGTGAGGGTGGTGGTTGCCGTGACCTTCCTAGGGAAGTGTCTTAGAAGCACAGCCCTAGGCACAGAGGCACATCTGCCTTCACCtgagtgatttcagctctctTGTGAGCGCTGCTGAGTGCAGCGCGGAAGAAAGCTACGGGAGTGTTCGTATGGGGTTCCACGGAGatcttttattcttctctcaCAAAGGATTTAGGGACGAAGAACGGCCCACTGGGTTTGAGGGAGGCGGGATTATATCAGAAAGGCAGGGgttggggaaaagcagcagggccGACCATCTGAGGGTTTAGGGGAGGAACAAAGGGGAATGGCCAGTGGGGTACACAGGATTTGTATGCAAATGAGGGTCACTGTGGGAGACACCTTTCTCTTACCATGAACAAGGCAAGAGGTGGCCCAAGGGCTCTATCTCCGGGGCTGAGGTGTGAGCATTTTGGCTTAAGGGCTTTCCCTCCAGGGAAGGGCCAGGGCCTCCATTAGGCCTTGTGCCTCCACACTGCCTGTGGGGTTAGAAGGTGGGCAGAAGAAGGCTAATGTGAGGGAGGTGTTTGAGGAGAGGAGGTTGTGGACTATCCCCAGGCATTGCTGTTTCCCACGTGCTCTCGTGTGACCTTTAGACATCATCTTCTCAGGATAATCACCATTTTGGGAAAGCCGTGGATGTATTTGTGAGCTCCAATAGAAAAGGCACCAAGTAAAATCCACCATGGAGTGGGTCCACCCTCTGCTTCCTGCACCTTTTGCCGCGAGCTGGATGGAAGAGTTCCCacacagggaaggaggaagcagagggcCAGGTTTGGATGCAAAACAACTTTATTGAGTGTACGGAAGTAAAGGAGGTAGCTGAAAGAGGACACCAGGAGCAGGCACTGGGGTGCAGTGGGGGTGTCCATTTGCCCGGCCTGCAGAAGGACGGAGGGAGGTAAACAGGTCCCACTGGGCTGGCATGGGGTGGTGCTgacaggaaaggcagagaagggaagagagccaaagaaaacaacagaaaagcaagGGCACACATCCATTGTTCCAAAAATCCATCCTCAGTGCAGTACCACGTTCTGAGGTTGTGGAGGTTCTTGCCGGAGAAGGTTGCCAGGAGATTTAGCAGGGGGGACAACATCTGCTGCCATAGCAGTTGGTGATGCAGGAGAGGTCAAAGCCCCCGGAGCTGATGGGCACTCCCCCAcagctgaggatgctgccaACAGCAGCGGAGGTGGAGGATCCCACCACGGtgttctgtgggaaggagctgaggatggggccaggcagggtcaccagcacagcaggcGGCTCAATGGCCACGTGGGagctctggcactgcctgacacagcactcattgcagctgttggccagcgggcaggggccgcagggctggcagcaagggttgcagggctggcagcaggacatgGCTCACGGTCACAGGTGCACCTGGCACAGAGcgcagggagaagcagaaagtgGGGACAcatgaggagcagcactgcacccaaacagcctgcagccaaggcagctgctggcccacattgccctgcccagctcaaaGCCCAGGTGCCACCCCTGCCGTGTCCCAGACTCTCTGTGTCTTCACAAGAccttctctcccctgccctgtcccagcacaagcagctcccagccctgggacagccctgacAGCCCCTGTCAGCTGAGACCTACAGCCAGGAAAGAGCTGATCTTGAGcaagctgcaggaggagaagctCTAGAAGGAGgacaaagaggaagaggaggagaggctTCCCACTCACCTGtttcctgaggaagaggaggaagaggtgaGAGAGAGAAGTGGATGAGAGTGTAGGGACTTGGTGTGCCTTTTATAGCagtcctgcactgccccaggccCTGAGGCACCTCAGTGGAAGTCATAATTTTGTGTCCAGCTCATGTCAAATGTACACCATCCCAGCTAATGGTAGGGGCTGTGTCCTGGTTTCCTGCACTGTGGCCTCTATTTCCTGGCTTCTGCCGTGTGCGTTCCTACCTGAAGACTTCGGTAAGTGCCAGGATGAGAGGCCCAAgaattttcaggaaagaaacaatTTCAGAGTAGGCAGAATGCTGGGATCATGGTCTGGTGGCATTCCATGCAGGCACATGATATGTCTTGATTCCTCCCTTCTGGGTCAGGCTTATTTCAACAGATCATGCCTGCTTCTCCACctccttcctgctcttccccagtgTTCTGTTTTGCTTCTCTCCAGGAGTCACAGCATGGACGTTTCTCCAACAAAATGATGCCCTGGCTCCCTAAGACCCC contains:
- the LOC134053038 gene encoding feather keratin Cos1-2-like, which produces MSCCQPCNPCCQPCGPCPLANSCNECCVRQCQSSHVAIEPPAVLVTLPGPILSSFPQNTVVGSSTSAAVGSILSCGGVPISSGGFDLSCITNCYGSRCCPPC